A region from the Anoplolepis gracilipes chromosome 2, ASM4749672v1, whole genome shotgun sequence genome encodes:
- the LOC140676440 gene encoding neuropeptide Y-like, producing MGTWMMSLAHFSCCLLLVAVVGTLIVHADPEPMARPTRPKVIGSPEELKRYADLVRDYYFLIGKARYGKRSDIVPMSELNSAWEILRMIQDARRQNEQRRQEKLRQNKEQVLFRDFQNSDVDKHTSHAPVRPGFLSDIIGNYDDVQ from the exons ATGGGGACATGGATGATGAGCCTCGCTCATTTCTCCTGTTGCTTACTCTTGGTCGCCGTTGTTGGAACGTTGATTGTCCACGCTGATCCGGAACCCATGGCTAGACCGACCAGACCGAAGGTAATCGGCAGTCCCGAAGAGCTGAAAAGATATGCCGATCTTGTCagagattattatttcttgatcGGAAAAGCGAG ATATGGCAAACGAAGTGACATCGTACCAATGTCGGAGTTGAACAGCGCTTGGGAAATTCTGAGGATGATCCAGGATGCGCGGCGGCAAAATGAACAGCGAAGGCAAGAGAAGCTGAGGCAGAACAAAGAGCAGGTTCTGTTCCGAGATTTTCAAAACTCGGATGTCGACAAGCATACATCGCACGCCCCTGTACGACCCGGCTTTCTTTCGGACATAATCGGCAATTATGACGATGTACAATAA
- the LOC140662942 gene encoding LOW QUALITY PROTEIN: uncharacterized protein (The sequence of the model RefSeq protein was modified relative to this genomic sequence to represent the inferred CDS: inserted 1 base in 1 codon), translated as MKGIYLVAILYVATLSVALNISPVTDFLTECPTNPEPRNKTVYLSHENDCTKFYSCPIGKPLDCPLMDNNGNRLHFNPVLQVCDWPWSAGCQLSSIRPLSTLTSTSPTSPSSPSTTTSSSSSPTSPTSSSIPPTTTSSSSSPTSPTSSSSSPPSTSSSNSPTSPTSSSSPPATTSSSNSPTSSSSSLPTTTSSASFPTSPTSSSNLPTSSSSSPILVTSSSSHPTTTALPSSSPVTLPSWTSCGFDDRIHMIPHKTICDHYYICFNGEVNPEPKKCDRNLVFNPILRVCDYPENVNCNYTPNDVRSTISTVSSTISSITITTSPATSSSSLSSPSSTTTTPVTTVIPITTMQDSKKPRKKCPSKNSTEVARIAHQCLCNIYYDCKNGDEIRQTCPDGMHFDYVREVCDWSETVNCVRPISTIDILMGSCQSKCYPEGRAFEHEIDCTSYYLCSKGEKILKHCTAGLHFNVTLQICNYPLKPDCGLTAKFLSKITLSNCPSDSTEKVLLPHECKCDQYYECVQGKQTVRTCPNGQHFDQIKKTCKLPDEAKCPYICPCSTEKILLPHEYDCKQYYECVKGKQALRFCPNGQHFDYIEKICKHQDEANCATSTPTTTTTTTTTTTTTTTTTTTTTTTEPPEKPRKKCPPKGSTEKARIAHPILCNAYYECVNGEKIIQFCHFGKHFDYIREVCNWFWIVQCMRPIETYDVLIDNYEIECSQEGRAFRHETNCSLYYQCYNGKVILNQCTAGLHFNVTLQICNYPYKSCDLPDNTTLNDCSQNSTEKIPHKYKCTHYYECINGKTTLRKCPDGLHFDNIRQICNNPAEAGCGLFTKSTTMSIISTTKWVDETDKTTINDLDPATCIGTCPEEDPEYAVLLPNDDCKKFCLCSNGIAWVQPCPEPLYFDSKDKVCKNKRDAVCGKRLFHQDHAFMLHGMVDDENSVQSLNEKNNDPSTCIGTCPEDDPLFAVLLPNXRLQEVLHV; from the exons ATGAAAG gTATTTACTTAGTGGCCATTTTGTACGTGGCTACATTGAGCGTTGCGCTTAACATATCACCGGTGACTGATTTTCTGACGGAGTGTCCAACAAATCCCGAGCCACGAAATAAAACAGTTTACTTGTCCCATGAAAATGATTGTACGAAATTCTACAGTTGCCCTATAGGAAAACCACTAGATTGTCCTTTGATGGATAACAACGGTAACAGATTGCACTTCAATCCCGTACTTCAGGTATGCGATTGGCCATGGAGCGCAGGGTGTCAGCTATCTTCGATTAGGCCACTGTCAACTTTGACATCGACATCACCAACTTCACCGTCCAGTCCTTCGACGACGACTTCATCATCAAGTTCTCCAACATCGCCGACGTCGTCATCTATTCCTCCGACGACGACTTCATCATCAAGTTCTCCAACATCGCCAACATCGTCATCCAGTTCTCCGCCGTCGACTTCATCATCAAATTCTCCAACATCGCCGACGTCATCGTCCAGTCCTCCGGCGACGACTTCATCATCAAATTCTCCGACATCGTCGTCGTCCAGTCTGCCGACGACGACTTCATCAGCAAGTTTTCCAACATCGCCGACATCGTCATCTAATCTTCCAACTTCATCATCAAGTTCTCCAATTTTGGTGACATCATCGTCCAGTCATCCGACAACAACGGCTTTACCATCAAGTTCTCCTGTAACTTTGCCTTCGTGGACTTCGTGTGGGTTCGATGACAGGATACATATGATTCCCCATAAAACTATCTGTgatcattattacatatgcTTTAATGGTGAAGTAAACCCTGAACCAAAGAAATGCGATCGCAATTTAGTCTTTAATCCGATTCTTCGTGTATGCGATTATCCGGAAAATGTAAACTGCAATTATACTCCCAATGATGTGAGGAGTACAATTAGTACTGTGTCATCCACTATCTCTTCAATCACGATAACAACTTCGCCAGCAACTTCGTCATCGTCACTATCTTCTCCATCGTCAACAACGACAACACCAGTTACAACAGTAATCCCAATAACAACTATGCAAGATTCCAAAAAACCTCGCAAAAAGTGTCCTTCCAAAAATTCAACCGAAGTAGCGCGAATTGCTCATCAATGTCTATgcaacatatattatgattgtAAAAACGGTGACGAGATACGTCAAACATGTCCGGACGGTATGCATTTTGATTATGTACGAGAGGTTTGTGATTGGTCCGAAACAGTAAACTGTGTCCGGCCTATTTCAACCATAGATATTCTAATGGGCAGCTGTCAGAGTAAATGCTATCCGGAAGGTAGAGCATTTGAGCACGAGATTGATTGTACATCGTATTATCTATGTTCCAAAGgtgaaaaaattctgaaacatTGTACAGCGGGACTCCACTTCAACGTTACCCTCCAGATATGCAACTATCCGTTAAAACCAGATTGCGGCTTAACTGCTAAGTTCCTTTCAAAGATCACTCTATCAAATTGTCCTTCGGATTCCACAGAAAAAGTACTGTTGCCTCACGAATGTAAATGCGATCAATATTACGAATGTGTTCAGGGAAAACAAACAGTTCGAACTTGTCCGAATGGTCAACATTTTgaccaaattaaaaaaacttgcaAGCTTCCGGATGAAGCCAAATGTCCATATATTTGCCCTTGTTccacagaaaaaatattgttacccCACGAATACGATTGTAAACAGTATTACGAATGCGTTAAGGGAAAGCAAGCACTTCGATTTTGTCCGAATGGTCaacattttgattatattgaaaagattTGCAAACACCAGGATGAAGCCAATTGTGCAACTAGCACACCAACAACTACAACTACAACAACAACTACAACAACAACTACAACGACAACTACAACGACAACCACAACAACAGAACCTCCTGAGAAACCACGAAAAAAATGTCCTCCTAAAGGATCGACTGAGAAAGCGCGGATTGCTCATCCTATTTTATGTAACGCGTATTACGAGTGCGTAAAtggtgaaaaaataatacaattttgtcaTTTTGGCAAGCACTTTGATTATATACGAGAGGTTTGCAATTGGTTTTGGATAGTGCAATGCATGCGGCCAATTGAAACGTATGATGTTTTAATTGACAATTACGAGATTGAATGCTCTCAGGAAGGCAGAGCATTTCGGCACGAGACTAACTGCTCCTTGTACTATCAATGCTACAACGGTAAGGTAATTCTAAACCAATGCACGGCAGGACTCCATTTCAATGTTACCCTCCAAATATGCAATTATCCTTATAAGAGTTGCGATCTTCCTGATAATACTACTCTAAATGATTGCTCTCAAAATTCTACAGAAAAAATACctcacaaatataaatgtactcATTATTATGAATGTATTAATGGAAAAACGACTCTTCGTAAATGTCCAGATGGTCtacattttgataatattcgTCAGATTTGCAACAATCCAGCTGAGGCCGGTTGCGGTTTATTCACAAAATCCACTACCATGTCCATTATTTCTACTACAAAGTGGGTTGACGAGACTGATAAAACAACAATTAATGATCTTGATCCAGCTACTTGCATTGGCACCTGTCCTGAAGAGGACCCCGAGTATGCAGTATTACTTCCTAATGATGATTGCAAAAAGTTTTGCTTGTGCAGCAACGGTATTGCGTGGGTTCAACCTTGTCCTGAGCCTCTTTATTTTGATTCTAAAGATAAAGTCTGCAAGAATAAAAGAGACGCTGTTTGCGGGAAACGTTTATTCCATCAAGATCATGCATTCATGCTTCATGGAATGGTCGATGACGAAAATTCGGTGCAATCTTTGAACGAAAAGAATAACGATCCATCTACTTGCATTGGTACTTGCCCTGAAGATGACCCCTTATTTGCAGTATTACTTCCTA GAAGATTGCAAGAAGTTTTGCATGTGTAG